A single region of the Tigriopus californicus strain San Diego chromosome 8, Tcal_SD_v2.1, whole genome shotgun sequence genome encodes:
- the LOC131885817 gene encoding corrinoid adenosyltransferase MMAB-like, with amino-acid sequence MIGALGLRRLSLGSLELCHGCACQTLANKFSSTSSISCSPNEESPNRPKKVRMKSKDTPLRIYTRTGDGGNSSLFTGERRPKSDIIFEALGSIDELSSHIGLSMEYAQENNHDYVENLQRVQCILQDVGSALATPFSSARNTHLEKTTFNKRHTEELEEWIDHYTKLLPPLENFILPGGGKTSSSLHITRSVCRRAERRIAPLASNEEVDKELLKYVNRLSDFLFTMARYAAQTDEKEETIYTRPDVRIKGPEYSARADGLWKKA; translated from the exons ATGATTGGCGCTCTCGGATTGAGACGCTTGTCCCTAGGGAGTCTTGAACTATGCCATGGATGTGCCTGTCAGACTTTGGCCAACAAGTTCAGTTCCACCTCTTCAATCAGCTGCTCGCCCAATGAAGAATCCCCAAATCGACCCAAGAAAGTAAGGATGAAATCCAAGGACACGCCTCTTCGGATTTACACCCGAACCGGAGATGGAGGCAACTCTTCGTTATTTACCGGCGAGAGGAGGCCCAAGAGCGATATCATCTTTGAAGCCTTGGGGTCGATTGACGAACTATCTTCGCATATCG GTCTAAGCATGGAATACGCTCAAGAAAACAATCACGATTATGTAGAAAATCTGCAACGAGTCCAATGCATATTGCAAGATGTGGGTTCCGCCCTAGCCACGCCTTTTTCCTCGGCCCGAAACACTCACCTTGAAAAGACGACCTTCAATAAACGCCACACGGAGGAGCTTGAGGAGTGGATTGATCACTACACGAAATTACTTCCTCCCTTAGAGAACTTCATCTTGCCCGGAG GCGGAAAAACCTCGTCCTCACTCCATATTACTCGATCTGTTTGTCGACGAGCCGAACGCCGAATTGCGCCCTTAGCCTCGAATGAAGAGGTGGATAAAGAGTTGTTGAAGTACGTCAATCGACTATCTGATTTCCTATTTACCATGGCTCGCTATGCTGCTCAAACCGATGAGAAGGAGGAAACCATTTATACACGACCAGATGTGAGGATAAAGGGACCGGAGTATAGTGCCAGGGCCGATGGTTTGTGGAAGAAAGCGTAG